In Nitrospira sp., a single genomic region encodes these proteins:
- a CDS encoding SDR family oxidoreductase produces the protein MKHALTLAKPVWGIGKHVVITGGSSGIGFEVAKRLNGVCRKISLISRNENGKLAEARETLLRLQKNTRNSIHTEINTCAMDVRNIESAQAWIGDVYSKGKDQIDIFVSSAGGSHVYGTLEEMTMADINAIFDVNAKAPIMWMRALLPYMKLNKIDRRDTKRGHVLMLSSRSGERTLPKLSVYTAAKGAVEKLVEAMQKEYVQYRMVFTLINPGSVNTDFTAHWDKATRKAHNDESMSVQEAADSILHAIHSHVAINKISYESVSQWMHEPGVLLAS, from the coding sequence ATGAAACATGCGTTGACACTTGCGAAACCGGTTTGGGGCATTGGGAAACACGTTGTGATTACCGGAGGTTCCAGCGGCATCGGGTTCGAAGTCGCAAAACGCCTCAATGGAGTATGCAGAAAAATTTCCCTGATCTCGAGAAATGAGAACGGCAAACTTGCCGAAGCGCGGGAAACGCTACTCCGGCTGCAAAAGAATACACGCAATAGCATTCATACGGAGATTAATACCTGTGCCATGGACGTCCGTAACATCGAATCCGCACAGGCCTGGATCGGCGATGTGTACTCCAAAGGGAAAGACCAAATCGATATTTTCGTGAGTTCAGCAGGCGGGAGCCACGTCTATGGGACGTTGGAAGAAATGACCATGGCGGACATCAATGCGATTTTCGACGTGAATGCCAAGGCCCCGATCATGTGGATGCGCGCATTGCTGCCCTACATGAAGCTCAACAAGATCGACCGGCGGGACACCAAGCGGGGTCACGTCCTCATGCTGTCGTCCCGTTCAGGCGAGCGCACGTTGCCCAAGCTGAGCGTGTATACCGCAGCGAAAGGGGCGGTGGAGAAGCTGGTCGAGGCCATGCAAAAGGAATATGTCCAATACCGCATGGTCTTCACCCTCATCAATCCTGGGTCCGTCAATACCGATTTCACCGCTCATTGGGATAAGGCCACGAGAAAAGCGCATAACGACGAAAGCATGTCCGTGCAGGAAGCCGCCGATTCGATTCTGCACGCCATTCATTCACATGTCGCCATCAACAAGATCTCGTACGAATCGGTCAGTCAGTGGATGCATGAGCCCGGCGTGCTCTTAGCGAGCTAA
- a CDS encoding pyridoxal phosphate-dependent aminotransferase: MTRTASTMTTAAQHSVNDVLGSLPRSGIRRLTDQVMGSPDMDDAIQLGFGQPQEATDDLIREAIIKATGEHTLGYTENAGMRVLRDAIVEKLAVRNHVKTNSESIFVTPGATYGVAVTIGCLINPGDEVLVPDPGYPNFAAAVRHHGGMVKFYQLREEAGFLPDLDELSALISPATKVMIVNSPGNPTGAVIDGGRMEQLVHLTRERGLWLVSDEVYETYVYGCRHISPLSFTGSDHVVGLYSFSKSYNITGLRVGYVVTRHPSLRRALLNAQELYISCAPSISQFAALQALADGGAYPESMRAAYQQKRDLVMNMLGPYAGRRPEGAFYLLVNIGFTGLDSDDFADRLLRDTHVVVAPGATFGPTSDKYIRIAFTPRVEKLEAGLTRLKEFMSQWSLADKKDYR; the protein is encoded by the coding sequence ATGACCCGCACGGCTTCAACCATGACCACGGCTGCCCAGCACTCGGTGAACGATGTGCTGGGAAGCCTTCCTCGCTCCGGCATTCGCCGGCTGACAGATCAGGTCATGGGAAGCCCGGACATGGACGACGCGATCCAGCTGGGATTCGGGCAGCCACAGGAAGCGACGGACGACCTCATCCGGGAGGCCATCATCAAAGCCACCGGAGAGCACACGCTGGGATATACGGAAAATGCGGGCATGCGGGTGCTTCGTGACGCCATCGTGGAGAAACTCGCCGTCCGCAATCACGTCAAGACGAATAGCGAAAGTATATTTGTCACGCCTGGCGCCACCTATGGCGTCGCCGTTACAATTGGATGTTTGATCAACCCCGGAGATGAGGTCCTGGTGCCTGATCCGGGTTATCCCAACTTCGCCGCCGCCGTGCGGCATCACGGCGGCATGGTGAAATTCTATCAGCTCCGTGAGGAAGCAGGTTTCCTGCCGGACCTGGACGAGCTGTCAGCGCTCATCTCTCCGGCCACCAAAGTCATGATTGTCAATTCGCCTGGGAACCCGACCGGTGCCGTTATCGACGGCGGCAGGATGGAACAACTAGTCCACCTGACCCGTGAACGCGGCCTGTGGCTGGTTTCTGACGAGGTGTATGAAACCTATGTGTACGGGTGCCGGCATATCTCTCCGCTGTCATTCACGGGGAGCGACCATGTCGTCGGCCTCTACAGCTTCTCAAAAAGCTATAACATCACCGGCCTTCGAGTGGGCTATGTCGTCACACGACATCCGTCTTTGCGCCGCGCATTACTGAACGCGCAAGAACTCTATATTTCCTGCGCCCCCTCCATCTCTCAATTCGCCGCGCTCCAGGCATTAGCCGATGGCGGCGCCTATCCCGAGTCTATGCGGGCAGCCTATCAACAGAAACGCGATCTGGTGATGAACATGCTCGGCCCCTATGCCGGACGCAGGCCCGAGGGCGCCTTTTATCTGCTGGTCAATATCGGTTTCACCGGCCTTGATTCCGACGACTTCGCCGATCGTCTGCTCAGGGACACCCACGTCGTCGTGGCTCCGGGAGCGACCTTCGGCCCGACCTCCGACAAGTATATCCGTATCGCGTTTACTCCACGAGTGGAGAAGCTGGAAGCAGGCCTGACACGACTCAAAGAGTTTATGAGTCAGTGGTCCCTAGCTGATAAGAAGGATTATCGATGA
- a CDS encoding thiamine pyrophosphate-dependent enzyme, translating into MNCELEQRTPTFGLISDVARTFTKDYALKLFTQTCFNRFFEFEVKKAYDRGLMKLPIYLSVGQEHIPAAIASVFSDCLIFAQHRAHSVYLSFGGDPLQLIDELLGRRTGCARGMGGSASIQSPQIGMFGHSGLMGDQVPIAVGAALGANKPVLTVMGDASAEEDYIYGALGFAVTKKLPVLFVCEDNDLSILTRTPVRRSWTLCGLAQGLGLPAVDITDDPWLIAHHVRQFSLQLPAVINIRTCRGLWHAGSGCDGPPEWDRYALIKDTMKTLGLERDALAIESDIERTVQNLWAEQLRKS; encoded by the coding sequence ATGAATTGCGAGCTGGAACAGAGAACACCCACGTTCGGCCTTATCTCCGATGTCGCCAGGACGTTTACAAAAGACTATGCCCTGAAACTCTTCACTCAAACCTGTTTTAACCGTTTCTTCGAGTTCGAAGTAAAAAAGGCCTACGACCGGGGATTGATGAAGCTGCCGATCTATCTGTCGGTCGGACAGGAACATATCCCGGCGGCCATCGCATCGGTCTTTTCCGACTGTTTGATCTTTGCCCAGCACCGGGCCCACTCGGTGTATCTGTCGTTCGGCGGCGATCCGCTCCAACTCATCGACGAGCTCCTGGGACGCCGGACAGGGTGCGCCCGCGGCATGGGAGGCTCTGCCTCCATACAGTCCCCGCAGATCGGCATGTTCGGGCACAGCGGACTCATGGGCGACCAAGTTCCCATCGCGGTGGGAGCGGCTTTAGGCGCGAACAAACCGGTGCTGACGGTCATGGGTGATGCCTCTGCTGAAGAGGATTACATCTACGGAGCCTTGGGGTTTGCCGTCACCAAGAAACTCCCGGTTCTCTTCGTCTGCGAGGACAATGATCTGTCGATTTTGACCAGGACGCCTGTCCGTCGTTCGTGGACCCTCTGCGGTCTCGCTCAAGGACTCGGACTTCCCGCAGTCGACATCACTGACGATCCTTGGTTGATTGCGCATCATGTAAGACAGTTCAGCCTGCAATTACCGGCTGTGATCAATATTAGAACCTGTCGCGGTTTATGGCACGCAGGCTCCGGTTGTGACGGCCCGCCGGAGTGGGATCGGTATGCCTTGATCAAGGACACCATGAAGACTCTTGGCTTGGAGCGCGATGCCCTCGCCATCGAATCCGACATTGAAAGGACCGTGCAGAACCTATGGGCAGAACAGTTGCGGAAGTCATAA
- a CDS encoding transketolase C-terminal domain-containing protein, with protein MTAVGWIGGTVPDMSEAEGLVELSLADVTNAGIAVGAALTGRRPIYTVRYQGFMWYNAAPIVNYAAKSKDVWGVPCPVFLRAIAMEGNGIGPVASASQHGLIMRMPGMPVCAPMSPNEWTEAWNWFMHHDDPLYVSEHRRSFTIDYEFENRIEPEADITLFPISAARLNAVEAANTLRQEGIVCNIQHLVWLKPFAVTDEMRHSLTRTALGLVIDSDFEIGGPSRSIAYDLMHQSGAPVFALGLEDRSAGVAESLDNPTPTPERIVRVVRELVRSRRTLPAGVTGE; from the coding sequence GTGACGGCAGTCGGATGGATCGGCGGCACGGTACCGGACATGTCCGAGGCAGAGGGCCTCGTAGAACTCTCGCTCGCCGATGTGACCAATGCCGGCATCGCCGTCGGAGCGGCGCTCACCGGCCGGCGGCCGATCTATACAGTGCGCTATCAAGGTTTCATGTGGTACAACGCCGCGCCCATTGTGAACTATGCGGCGAAATCGAAGGATGTCTGGGGCGTACCCTGCCCGGTGTTTCTCCGGGCCATCGCCATGGAAGGGAACGGTATCGGTCCGGTCGCTTCTGCGTCACAGCACGGTCTCATCATGCGGATGCCCGGAATGCCGGTCTGTGCGCCCATGTCGCCCAACGAGTGGACGGAGGCCTGGAATTGGTTCATGCACCATGACGATCCTCTCTATGTCAGCGAGCATCGGCGGAGTTTTACCATCGACTATGAATTCGAGAACCGCATCGAGCCCGAGGCCGACATCACTTTGTTCCCGATTTCGGCCGCCCGACTCAATGCCGTCGAAGCAGCCAACACATTGCGGCAGGAAGGCATCGTCTGCAACATCCAGCACCTCGTGTGGCTTAAACCGTTCGCGGTGACAGACGAGATGCGGCACAGCCTAACCCGAACCGCACTCGGGCTTGTCATCGATTCAGACTTTGAGATCGGCGGCCCGTCACGGTCGATTGCCTATGATCTCATGCATCAATCCGGCGCGCCGGTGTTCGCCCTTGGCTTGGAAGACCGATCTGCAGGCGTCGCCGAATCTCTGGACAATCCGACCCCCACGCCGGAACGGATCGTGCGCGTCGTTCGGGAACTGGTTCGAAGTAGACGAACCTTACCGGCGGGAGTCACCGGTGAGTAG
- a CDS encoding cobalamin-dependent protein (Presence of a B(12) (cobalamin)-binding domain implies dependence on cobalamin itself, in one of its several forms, or in some unusual lineages, dependence on a cobalamin-like analog.) translates to MTLPGRLDLLFINPNSRARVYQSLGSDLAAVEPPVWIGFIATFIRDRGYSVRILDAEAEGIGPEGVAERVRQLNPRLTAVIVYGQQPSASTQNMTAAGEVCKAIKRLAPDQPLLMGGLHPSALPERTMREESVDFVCQGEGPYTLLGLLRQPEWIAPSDYSQVSGLWYRKQGVICSTPQAPVIEDLDKDLRAVAWDLLPMDKYRAHNWHCFGRIDDRKPYASMYTSLGCPFKCSFCCINTPFGKPMIRYRSPESVIREIDELVTKYGVRNIKMADEMFILNERQVLGICDLIIERGYDLNIWAYARIDTVKDSMLKKLKQAGVNWLGIGIESASTYVRDGVDKSFGKKDIKEIFDKIRAADINIGANFIFGLPDDTLATMQETLDLAIELCPDWANFYSAMAYPGSKLYDLAVTNGTALPDTWVGYSQHAYEALPLPTDHVSASAVLQFRDQAFHTFFEHPRYLEHVERRFGTETVAHIQSMTTHRLKRKFAESPLQPEAA, encoded by the coding sequence GTGACACTTCCCGGACGGCTTGATCTTCTGTTCATCAATCCGAACTCGCGTGCCCGTGTCTATCAAAGTCTCGGGTCTGATCTGGCTGCGGTCGAACCGCCGGTTTGGATCGGTTTCATCGCAACCTTCATCCGTGACCGTGGCTATTCCGTCAGGATCCTGGATGCCGAAGCGGAAGGTATCGGACCGGAAGGAGTCGCAGAACGGGTACGCCAACTGAACCCGAGACTGACCGCCGTCATTGTCTATGGACAACAGCCGTCTGCATCGACCCAAAACATGACGGCCGCCGGAGAGGTCTGCAAGGCCATCAAACGTCTTGCGCCGGACCAGCCGCTTCTCATGGGCGGCCTGCATCCGTCAGCCCTGCCGGAACGGACCATGCGGGAAGAGTCGGTCGACTTTGTCTGTCAGGGTGAAGGACCCTACACGCTGCTCGGCCTCCTGCGGCAGCCTGAGTGGATCGCTCCGAGCGACTACAGCCAGGTCAGCGGACTCTGGTACCGGAAGCAGGGCGTCATCTGCTCAACGCCGCAAGCCCCGGTGATCGAAGACCTGGACAAAGACCTGCGCGCGGTCGCGTGGGATCTGCTCCCGATGGACAAATACCGCGCCCACAATTGGCACTGTTTCGGGCGTATCGACGATCGCAAGCCCTATGCGTCGATGTATACAAGCCTCGGATGTCCCTTTAAATGTTCCTTCTGTTGCATCAATACGCCATTCGGAAAACCGATGATTCGCTACCGCAGTCCGGAAAGTGTGATCCGGGAAATCGATGAGCTCGTCACGAAATACGGCGTGCGCAACATCAAGATGGCCGACGAAATGTTCATCCTGAATGAGCGGCAGGTCCTCGGTATCTGCGATCTCATCATCGAGCGCGGCTATGACCTGAACATTTGGGCGTACGCGCGGATCGATACAGTGAAAGACAGCATGCTAAAGAAGCTGAAGCAGGCTGGTGTCAACTGGCTGGGCATCGGTATCGAATCCGCCAGCACATACGTCCGGGACGGAGTAGACAAGAGCTTCGGGAAGAAGGACATCAAAGAGATCTTCGATAAGATTCGCGCAGCGGATATCAATATCGGGGCGAATTTTATTTTCGGCCTTCCTGACGACACGCTGGCCACCATGCAGGAGACGCTGGATCTGGCCATTGAACTCTGCCCCGATTGGGCGAACTTCTATTCGGCGATGGCCTATCCAGGTTCAAAACTATACGACCTCGCGGTCACAAACGGCACCGCCTTGCCCGACACATGGGTGGGGTATTCGCAACACGCGTACGAGGCGCTGCCTTTACCGACCGACCACGTCTCGGCCTCCGCAGTCCTCCAATTCCGCGACCAGGCGTTCCACACATTTTTTGAGCACCCGCGGTATCTCGAACATGTGGAGCGGCGCTTCGGGACAGAGACCGTCGCTCATATTCAATCGATGACGACCCATCGTTTGAAACGCAAATTTGCAGAATCGCCGCTTCAACCAGAGGCAGCCTGA
- a CDS encoding radical SAM protein: protein MKTLPLNVIPQHTDAEDSGRCGESLPATKTIISERLQTLLPRGCHRVLLITPPESPEKDFNRDLVLSKRYPCFPPYGPGILARNLEQRGYRAALLDLHFQVLKHAHENPSDFRFQIWKERLIEKIEEFQPDLIGISVMFTISRPSLADVAAFLKTNFPSLPIIAGGVCISNDVESILRTVPQIDIGSFYEGDRSFPDLLDVINGKQPVSEIRQVAMLKGEQLVSTKERATPSDQEMDIQPEYYDLPIGDYTNYGSMGAYNFMRGERKASTIISNRGCRAMCSFCAVRNFNDISVRGRAVSSVVDEVERLYSSYGVTHFMWLDDDLLYNGKRAIALFNEITRRNLHITWDASNGLIAAAITPEIMQAASESGCIGFNLGLESGNDRILKSIHKPGTTKSYRQARVILDQYPHVFVKGFMIIGFPHETIAQIRDTVNLGCELQFGWYPLQLLTTLPGTEITLSMIEQGLIRPPTDASFKGLAAGSKSKGGGTLRQRERAEKHEALAFVDLLQSLPADHVPTAAELDDLWFVADYKMNYEKLLHIDEPVKLRNIRVMLQQITDEYTVDNAMGNLFLAVIASKLHEFGESQRRLALAKRFQEESAYWTTRFTVLGMSEIAGRVRAANARAMPLAA from the coding sequence ATGAAGACATTACCCTTGAACGTCATACCGCAGCATACAGACGCTGAAGACTCTGGCCGTTGCGGAGAGTCCCTCCCTGCGACGAAGACAATCATTTCCGAACGGCTGCAGACCCTACTTCCAAGGGGATGCCACCGCGTGCTCTTGATTACGCCGCCGGAATCCCCCGAGAAAGACTTCAATCGCGACTTGGTCTTGAGTAAACGATATCCCTGTTTCCCCCCCTATGGGCCCGGCATTCTTGCGCGTAACCTTGAGCAGCGCGGCTATCGAGCAGCCCTCCTTGATTTGCATTTCCAAGTCTTGAAACACGCACATGAGAATCCGTCGGACTTTAGATTTCAGATATGGAAGGAGCGCTTGATAGAAAAGATCGAAGAGTTTCAGCCGGATCTTATAGGGATCAGCGTCATGTTCACCATTTCTCGGCCCTCGCTCGCCGATGTGGCGGCTTTTCTCAAAACGAACTTCCCTTCGCTTCCAATTATTGCCGGCGGAGTATGCATCTCCAATGACGTGGAGTCGATCCTGCGAACCGTTCCCCAGATCGACATCGGAAGTTTTTATGAAGGTGATCGCAGCTTCCCGGATTTACTGGACGTGATCAACGGGAAACAGCCGGTCTCTGAAATAAGACAGGTGGCGATGCTCAAAGGGGAGCAATTGGTCTCAACCAAAGAACGGGCCACGCCGTCCGACCAAGAGATGGATATTCAGCCGGAATATTATGATTTACCGATTGGGGACTATACGAACTATGGTTCCATGGGGGCCTACAATTTCATGCGGGGTGAACGGAAAGCCTCCACCATCATCAGCAACAGAGGGTGCCGGGCAATGTGCTCTTTTTGTGCCGTCAGGAATTTCAACGACATCAGTGTCCGAGGCCGGGCCGTCTCCAGCGTGGTCGATGAAGTAGAACGCCTGTACTCCTCCTACGGTGTCACCCATTTTATGTGGCTCGACGATGATCTGCTCTACAACGGCAAACGCGCGATTGCGCTTTTCAATGAGATTACCCGGCGTAATCTCCACATTACCTGGGACGCCAGCAATGGATTGATCGCGGCTGCCATCACGCCTGAGATCATGCAGGCGGCATCGGAATCCGGCTGTATCGGATTCAATCTCGGACTGGAGTCGGGGAATGACCGGATTCTAAAATCCATTCACAAGCCGGGCACGACAAAGAGCTACCGGCAGGCCCGCGTCATTCTGGATCAATATCCTCATGTCTTTGTCAAAGGCTTCATGATTATCGGGTTCCCGCATGAAACCATCGCGCAGATACGGGATACGGTCAATCTTGGCTGCGAGCTGCAGTTCGGATGGTACCCGCTGCAATTGCTGACCACGTTGCCCGGCACCGAAATTACGCTGAGCATGATCGAGCAGGGGCTGATACGTCCGCCCACTGATGCCAGTTTCAAAGGCCTGGCCGCCGGGTCCAAGAGCAAAGGGGGCGGCACGCTCCGTCAACGTGAACGGGCGGAGAAGCATGAGGCGCTCGCTTTTGTGGATCTGCTGCAATCACTCCCGGCCGACCATGTCCCGACGGCCGCCGAGTTGGATGACCTCTGGTTCGTAGCCGACTATAAAATGAACTATGAAAAGCTGCTTCACATTGACGAACCGGTCAAGCTGCGAAATATCAGGGTGATGTTGCAGCAAATCACCGACGAATACACCGTCGACAACGCGATGGGCAACCTGTTTCTCGCCGTCATTGCATCAAAGCTGCATGAATTCGGCGAGAGCCAGCGGCGTCTCGCATTGGCGAAACGCTTTCAGGAGGAATCCGCCTACTGGACAACGCGCTTTACCGTGTTGGGCATGAGTGAGATCGCCGGTCGTGTTCGAGCCGCGAACGCTCGAGCGATGCCTCTGGCGGCCTAA